One genomic window of Salvia miltiorrhiza cultivar Shanhuang (shh) chromosome 4, IMPLAD_Smil_shh, whole genome shotgun sequence includes the following:
- the LOC131021213 gene encoding calmodulin-binding protein 60 A isoform X2 yields the protein MSQKRQQREEGTPFDERRPRKSKSFKSVVLEVMSLCKLQHLMEPVLEPLIRRVVKEEVDSALRKYIINMKRNCGKDTHSSEPRDLCLQFSNAISLPVFTGTRIEGEGSTRIGVSLVDSLTGEVVSSGHGSSEKVEIVVLEGDFDGDERWTLVEFQNNTVRERDGKKPLLSGDLIMTLQDGRGLVGNVMFTDNSSWTRSRKFRLGAKLLDSTSGIRVREARSEPFVVRDHRGELYKKHHPPSLSDEVWRLEKIGKGGAFHKRLRKERVTTVEDFLVSFFLNPTRLRNILGAGMSSKMWEVAVEHARTCVLDQKLQFYGATQDNGVVFNMVGQLMGIISNSQYLHADKLSEAEKTEAHELVISAFADRDKIVSFDDDSPLNFPTSSSLSVAQSCSNLPSETSFHADDSYLQQNASSPNYMESVYSVGGLSTFEDCLHQVADGLICDADTFSRAFCADELQYFETDRAIHSPPLDLSDNIQADISAYIPYSDVPTGKAQRGWNILVFVLRWWFSIRRIVARKTRV from the exons ATGTCGCAGAAGCGGCAACAGCGGGAGGAGGGCACGCCTTTTGACGAGAGGCGTCCCAGGAAATCAAAATCCTTTAAAAG TGTGGTGCTGGAGGTAATGAGCCTCTGCAAATTGCAACATCTCATGGAGCCGGTTCTTGAGCCCCTGATTCGTCGAGTT GTGAAAGAGGAAGTGGACTCCGCGTTGAGAAAATACATAATCAATATGAAAAG GAATTGTGGGAAGGACACACATTCTTCTGAACCGAGGGATTTGTGTTTACAGTTTTCGAATGCCATATCTCTTCCGGTGTTTACTGGAACACGTATTGAAGGAGAAGGGTCCACCAGAATAGGAGTTTCGTTAGTCGATTCCCTTACTGGGGAAGTTGTTTCTAGTGGTCATGGATCCTCTGAGAAGGTAGAGATCGTAGTTCTTGAAGGAGATTTTGATGGAGACGAGAGATGGACACTTGTAGAGTTCCAAAATAATACAGTGCGAGAGCGGGATGGCAAGAAACCCCTCCTATCCGGGGATCTTATCATGACCCTGCAAGATGGCAGGGGTTTGGTCGGTAATGTTATGTTTACAGATAATTCAAGCTGGACAAGAAGCCGCAAGTTTAGGCTGGGGGCTAAACTTTTGGACAGCACCAGTGGCATCAGAGTAAGAGAGGCTAGATCAGAACCCTTTGTTGTTAGAGATCATCGTGGAGAAT TGTACAAGAAGCACCACCCTCCATCACTTTCTGATGAAGTATGGCGGCTGGAAAAGATTGGTAAAGGCGGAGCTTTTCACAAACGTTTGAGGAAGGAAAGAGTCACTACCGTTGAGGATTTTCTGGTGTCGTTCTTCTTAAACCCTACAAGGCTTCGAAAT ATCCTTGGGGCTGGCATGTCTTCCAAAATGTGGGAAGTAGCAGTGGAGCATGCTCGGACGTGTGTTCTTGACCAGAAATTGCAATTCTACGGTGCCACTCAAGATAATGGTGTTGTTTTCAACATGGTCGGGCAACTGATGGGGATCATCTCGAACAGCCAGTATCTTCATGCTGATAAGCTCTCCGAAGCAGAAAAG ACGGAGGCCCATGAGTTAGTCATCTCTGCATTTGCGGACCGTGACAAAATTGTCAGTTTTGATGATGACTCGCCTCTGAATTTCCCCACCTCATCAAGCTTATCCGTGGCTCAATCTTGTTCAAACTTGCCCTCCGAGACGAGTTTCCATGCGGATGATTCTTACTTGCAGCAAAATGCTTCTTCCCCAAACTACATGGAGTCAGTGTACTCTGTCGGAGGCTTGAGCACCTTCGAAGATTGCCTGCACCAAGTTGCAGACGGCCTGATCTGCGACGCTGACACCTTCAGTCGTGCATTCTGTGCAGACGAACTGCAATACTTTGAGACAGATCGGGCAATCCACAGCCCACCTCTTGATTTATCAGACAATATACAGGCCGACATCAGTGCTTATATACCGTATTCTGATGTTCCCACCGGTAAAGCTCAGAGGGGGTGGAACATTCTAGTCTTTGTGTTGAGATGGTGGTTCTCGATAAGAAGAATTGTGGCTAGAAAAACCCGCGTTTGA
- the LOC131021213 gene encoding calmodulin-binding protein 60 A isoform X1, which produces MSQKRQQREEGTPFDERRPRKSKSFKRFDICVVLEVMSLCKLQHLMEPVLEPLIRRVVKEEVDSALRKYIINMKRNCGKDTHSSEPRDLCLQFSNAISLPVFTGTRIEGEGSTRIGVSLVDSLTGEVVSSGHGSSEKVEIVVLEGDFDGDERWTLVEFQNNTVRERDGKKPLLSGDLIMTLQDGRGLVGNVMFTDNSSWTRSRKFRLGAKLLDSTSGIRVREARSEPFVVRDHRGELYKKHHPPSLSDEVWRLEKIGKGGAFHKRLRKERVTTVEDFLVSFFLNPTRLRNILGAGMSSKMWEVAVEHARTCVLDQKLQFYGATQDNGVVFNMVGQLMGIISNSQYLHADKLSEAEKTEAHELVISAFADRDKIVSFDDDSPLNFPTSSSLSVAQSCSNLPSETSFHADDSYLQQNASSPNYMESVYSVGGLSTFEDCLHQVADGLICDADTFSRAFCADELQYFETDRAIHSPPLDLSDNIQADISAYIPYSDVPTGKAQRGWNILVFVLRWWFSIRRIVARKTRV; this is translated from the exons ATGTCGCAGAAGCGGCAACAGCGGGAGGAGGGCACGCCTTTTGACGAGAGGCGTCCCAGGAAATCAAAATCCTTTAAAAGGTTTGATATTTG TGTGGTGCTGGAGGTAATGAGCCTCTGCAAATTGCAACATCTCATGGAGCCGGTTCTTGAGCCCCTGATTCGTCGAGTT GTGAAAGAGGAAGTGGACTCCGCGTTGAGAAAATACATAATCAATATGAAAAG GAATTGTGGGAAGGACACACATTCTTCTGAACCGAGGGATTTGTGTTTACAGTTTTCGAATGCCATATCTCTTCCGGTGTTTACTGGAACACGTATTGAAGGAGAAGGGTCCACCAGAATAGGAGTTTCGTTAGTCGATTCCCTTACTGGGGAAGTTGTTTCTAGTGGTCATGGATCCTCTGAGAAGGTAGAGATCGTAGTTCTTGAAGGAGATTTTGATGGAGACGAGAGATGGACACTTGTAGAGTTCCAAAATAATACAGTGCGAGAGCGGGATGGCAAGAAACCCCTCCTATCCGGGGATCTTATCATGACCCTGCAAGATGGCAGGGGTTTGGTCGGTAATGTTATGTTTACAGATAATTCAAGCTGGACAAGAAGCCGCAAGTTTAGGCTGGGGGCTAAACTTTTGGACAGCACCAGTGGCATCAGAGTAAGAGAGGCTAGATCAGAACCCTTTGTTGTTAGAGATCATCGTGGAGAAT TGTACAAGAAGCACCACCCTCCATCACTTTCTGATGAAGTATGGCGGCTGGAAAAGATTGGTAAAGGCGGAGCTTTTCACAAACGTTTGAGGAAGGAAAGAGTCACTACCGTTGAGGATTTTCTGGTGTCGTTCTTCTTAAACCCTACAAGGCTTCGAAAT ATCCTTGGGGCTGGCATGTCTTCCAAAATGTGGGAAGTAGCAGTGGAGCATGCTCGGACGTGTGTTCTTGACCAGAAATTGCAATTCTACGGTGCCACTCAAGATAATGGTGTTGTTTTCAACATGGTCGGGCAACTGATGGGGATCATCTCGAACAGCCAGTATCTTCATGCTGATAAGCTCTCCGAAGCAGAAAAG ACGGAGGCCCATGAGTTAGTCATCTCTGCATTTGCGGACCGTGACAAAATTGTCAGTTTTGATGATGACTCGCCTCTGAATTTCCCCACCTCATCAAGCTTATCCGTGGCTCAATCTTGTTCAAACTTGCCCTCCGAGACGAGTTTCCATGCGGATGATTCTTACTTGCAGCAAAATGCTTCTTCCCCAAACTACATGGAGTCAGTGTACTCTGTCGGAGGCTTGAGCACCTTCGAAGATTGCCTGCACCAAGTTGCAGACGGCCTGATCTGCGACGCTGACACCTTCAGTCGTGCATTCTGTGCAGACGAACTGCAATACTTTGAGACAGATCGGGCAATCCACAGCCCACCTCTTGATTTATCAGACAATATACAGGCCGACATCAGTGCTTATATACCGTATTCTGATGTTCCCACCGGTAAAGCTCAGAGGGGGTGGAACATTCTAGTCTTTGTGTTGAGATGGTGGTTCTCGATAAGAAGAATTGTGGCTAGAAAAACCCGCGTTTGA